In the Microtus ochrogaster isolate Prairie Vole_2 chromosome 21, MicOch1.0, whole genome shotgun sequence genome, AGTTATATTTCTCAGCCAGGGAACATTAAGGACTCTGATTCATGAAACTTCCTAGATACTGAGGCTAAagattattctattttctttattattgtttggttggtttttgtatCTTATTTAGGAAGCTGGTAATGATTATTCATTTGTCCTCGCCTCTTTTGAAATAGGCAAGCTCACAATAGAGAAttctaataatataaaaaaaaatcttgctattTTTCCAATAGGTAAACCGGTGGCACCTGGGAAATTCTGGGATGTAGTTGCCCTAACAGCAGCTGATGAAAAGCAGGAACTTGCTTACAAGCAACAGCTGTCTGAGAAGCTGAAGAGGAAGGAATTGCCCCTTGGAGTTCAGTACCATGTTTTCACTGATCCTGCAGGAACCAAAATTGGTATATACTTTATGGTCATTGTTATAACAGATTCTGAGCAAGCTAGTAATTGCATAGTTTTCTGAGCTTTATAGTTTATAAACTGTTTATCTCCATACACAGCCTTTACAGACTTTAAAATCTGAGTCTAAACTATCTCCTCTTAACAAGGTGAATATCAAAGATTCATAGTCACTGAGACTTGAAGAGAAACTCGTACAGAAAATtagttaaaagatttttttttttgcttcaataTAATTACAATAGACCTCATTGGAAGTTCTCACAAGGACTTTCCCAATCCAGTAGTTTCTTCAGACAtttacatgaagaaaacaaatggggaaatttatgtatatatttggtttctttaaaccaaaatatgaaatataaacagACCTAAAGTAACATAGACTATGTACTTAAACCCCATTTAATTCAAACTATGTCAtcattgcaaataaataaattatagtttaCCTTTGATTCTGTACAGAGGGAATTCAAATCATTTCTTCTACTTTCTTGTAGTTATTGCTTAAAGTGCTTTGAAATTTATTTGCTGTGTTTCCCTTGAAAGtagtttgatttttataaaatttatttctaaaattgtggttcatatgattaaaaaaaaagcctcctgGTGCCAGGAAGAGAATGCATGTCTGTGACCCTGAGATTATTCTGATGGCCACTGTTGGCCAGCACTTGTCTGATGTCCCTTCTGTAGAGAAGAGTTGGGGAGACAGTGCATTagcatcatttaaaatattttatgcaaacCAAGTTCTTTAacgtttttaaaaacattaaattttgaaAATCCAGCTTGCATGTTGAGTTGTGTCATTTGGAAGACATCACTGAGCAAGTTTCCTTGTTGGCAGCTGCATATGAATTCATGGTCTAGGATCATAGATTATGTAATGTATCAATTCTTTCATTACTATTGTTGAGATTATTAGCTGCTATCTTCCTTGATTAgctgtttgtttggttatttgcTGTGACTTCTCTATTCTACTGCCAGTGCCTTCTCAGTCTGTCTGCCTCATATTGACAATTTTGAAGATATTCACATCTTCAAAATTATAACATTAAATATAGCATCATAGCAAAATTTTCATAGCTTTCTGTGAGGCAAATTAtccttttgaattgtttttaagGAAATGGAGGATCAACATTCTGTGCTCTTCAGTGTCTGGAAAGTCTCTATGGAGATAAGTGGAAGTCTCTCACAGTCCTGCTGATTCACTCTGGTAACTGACTGCTTATTCATTTACATTTGCCCTTGAGTTTCCTGCCTCTGACACCTTAGGGCCTTTATCTCCCTTGTAAATGATTTcccctatattttattttgtttgaaaattcaGTGGTGGtattttgctttggaaataaaTGTCCATGGCATTtgggtttcttgttttctgttttcaatgtgtAAGTATATTGATCttcacaaaacattttcttagcatTGTAGATTATGTTCATCatattttatggatattttatcatttcatttttggTTTGCAAATAGAGAATTGTTTCACAAAACTCCTGAAAATATGGACATTTCTCAGGAGTCTTGGGGGGGGGCGTGTTATTAAAGAGACTGCATAGaacatttcaaaagagaaaaagcagaagaaagttATCAGATTTGTTGGTAGGTTTTTTAAttcaatacatatataaaacatttggTGCTTGGAAACTTCTGTTGTTTATCTctatattctgtttttctcttttgaaatgttctatgcatttttcatatatatatttatgtattaattctgtattttgtcatttttcttctgtatttagaACTGCTAAATATTGTAGCATTTGACTATCAATAATCAGTCAAAAATGCAGGGAGAAGTTTCTACCAGTAGcagataaattaaataaattgttcTTAAGTCAGTTTCCATTTACTTTCTATGTCTCATGAGTTGAAGGCAATCCGTCCTGAAGTGGATGTTTAACAAGAGAAGTACGTTCTGCAATTGTTAAACTGCGATAGTCTTTTACAGCTTTTTCTAGTACATCCCTAGCACATGATGTTAACCATGGTTGGAACGTGTTGTTAGAAATATTCATGGAAGACCAAGTTTCAAAAGCGGTCCTTTTGTTATTATGCAGTTGATTGAGAATACTCGCTAGCCGGTTTCTGTGTGTCCTGACCTAGAGTCTCTAGAATTGCATTATATCAAATTGCCTTATGATAAACACTCTTTGATGGCTTTAAAGTCTAGATTTCCCAATTCTATCCTTAATTTTGATTAGATACTTAGTATTAGATATCTTCAGATGTATTTTCTGCTATAACTGGTGCCACCAGATTTTGAAAGTctcttaacatatttttaaatcctttataatttttataggtGGTTACAGTCAACGTCTTCCCAATGCAAGTGCTTTAGGAAAAATCTTCACAGCTTTGCCAGTTGGTGAGCCCGTTTATCAGATGTTAGAGCTGAAACTAGCCATGTACGTGGATTTTCCCGCATGCATGAAGCCTGGAGTTTTGGTCACCTGTGCCGATGATATTGAGCTGTACAGTATTGGGGACTCAGAGTCCATTGCGTTTGACAGGCCTGGCTTTACTGCCTTAGCCCATCCGTCTAGTCTGGCTGTTGGCACCACACATGGAGTATTTGTCTTGGACTCTGCCAGTTCCTCACAACATGGTGATCTCGAGTACAGACAGTGTCACTGTTTCCTCCATAAACCCAGCATTGAAGACATGTACCACTTTAACGCTGTGCATAGACAAGGAAGCGTTGGTCAACAGGACTTGGCTGGGGGCGACACTGCCTGTCTTCCATTGCACTCTGAGTATGTCTACACAGATAGCCTATTTTACATGGATCATGAATCAGCCAAAAAGCTACTTGATTTTTATGAAAGTGTAGGCCCACTCAAGTGTGAAATAGATGCCTATGGTGACTTCCTGCAGGCACTGGGACCTGGAGCGACTGCAGAGTACACCAGGAACACGGCACATGTCACTAAAGAAGA is a window encoding:
- the Fpgt gene encoding fucose-1-phosphate guanylyltransferase isoform X1 yields the protein MASLREATLRKMRLFSEMRGKPVAPGKFWDVVALTAADEKQELAYKQQLSEKLKRKELPLGVQYHVFTDPAGTKIGNGGSTFCALQCLESLYGDKWKSLTVLLIHSGGYSQRLPNASALGKIFTALPVGEPVYQMLELKLAMYVDFPACMKPGVLVTCADDIELYSIGDSESIAFDRPGFTALAHPSSLAVGTTHGVFVLDSASSSQHGDLEYRQCHCFLHKPSIEDMYHFNAVHRQGSVGQQDLAGGDTACLPLHSEYVYTDSLFYMDHESAKKLLDFYESVGPLKCEIDAYGDFLQALGPGATAEYTRNTAHVTKEESQLLDMRQKIFHLLKGTPLNVVVLNNSKFYHIGTTEEYLLHFTSDSTLRSELGLQSVAFSVFSNVPECSHETPCVIHSVLDSGCHVAPGSVVEYSRLGAEVSIGENCIISGSVIANTVLPPHSFLCSLSVEMSGHVEYSTMVFGMQDNLKKSVKTISDIKTLQFFGVCFMSCLDIWNLDATEELFSGSQTHLSLWTARIFPVCSSLSESVAASIGMLRAVQSRSPFNLRSFKLLSIQEMLLCKDVRDMLAYREQIFLEISANKRQSDSGKS